One genomic region from Leptospira tipperaryensis encodes:
- a CDS encoding glutathione S-transferase family protein has product MIELYTASTPNGRKASIMLEELGIPYTVYPIDIGKLEQKEEWFLKINPNGRIPAIIDKDNGDFTVFESGAILIYLAEKTGKLLPKDPKERSVVIQWLMFQMGGVGPMQGQAGVFLKYAPEKIPFAIARYQNETKRLYSVLNRRLGEAKYLGGKEISIADIATWPWVNVHDWVEISLDEFPNLKRWDEELAKRPAFIKGQDIPNKVDHKKDAEELKKKGQAILGK; this is encoded by the coding sequence TTGATAGAATTATACACGGCCTCGACGCCAAACGGAAGAAAGGCTTCCATCATGTTAGAAGAATTAGGAATTCCTTATACAGTTTATCCGATCGACATCGGAAAATTGGAACAAAAAGAAGAATGGTTTTTAAAAATCAATCCTAACGGAAGAATTCCGGCGATCATCGACAAGGACAACGGCGACTTTACGGTTTTTGAATCCGGTGCGATTCTTATTTACCTCGCTGAAAAAACGGGAAAACTTTTACCAAAGGATCCAAAAGAAAGAAGCGTCGTCATTCAGTGGTTGATGTTTCAGATGGGAGGAGTCGGTCCGATGCAAGGGCAAGCCGGAGTATTCTTAAAATACGCTCCCGAAAAAATTCCTTTTGCGATCGCAAGATATCAAAACGAAACCAAACGTCTTTATTCAGTTCTCAATCGTAGATTAGGAGAAGCTAAATATCTCGGCGGTAAAGAAATTTCCATCGCGGATATCGCGACCTGGCCCTGGGTGAACGTTCACGATTGGGTTGAAATCTCTTTGGACGAATTTCCGAATTTAAAACGTTGGGATGAAGAATTGGCGAAACGCCCGGCTTTTATAAAAGGACAGGACATCCCGAACAAAGTAGATCACAAAAAAGACGCGGAAGAACTCAAAAAGAAAGGACAAGCTATATTAGGAAAATAG
- a CDS encoding DMT family transporter — MAWIYLIIASVFEIGFTTCLKLSENFSKPVWTVGFGISAVLSLVFLNKAIQTIPIGTGYAVWTGLGAVGTVLVGILLHGELLDFWRGFFLSTLILSVLGLKFLVAE, encoded by the coding sequence ATGGCTTGGATCTATCTCATCATCGCATCCGTTTTTGAAATCGGTTTTACTACTTGTCTAAAACTCTCCGAGAATTTTTCAAAACCGGTTTGGACCGTTGGTTTTGGAATTTCGGCCGTTTTGAGTCTTGTATTTTTAAACAAAGCAATCCAGACGATTCCAATCGGAACGGGATATGCGGTTTGGACCGGTCTGGGTGCGGTGGGAACCGTTCTTGTCGGAATCCTTCTTCACGGAGAACTCTTGGATTTTTGGAGAGGATTCTTTCTTTCCACATTGATTCTTTCCGTTTTAGGTTTGAAATTTCTCGTCGCTGAATAA
- a CDS encoding PaaI family thioesterase, translated as MEPETIYREIKASQNGQDWHHKNCFGCGPDNPKGIHASFPFHEESGEVRFPFKIEKSFEGAPGYAHGGVLATLLDEAQGVLCFHLGHFVMTDQLYMRYYKAVPLQEEVEVRCWVTMVRRRRLYTKASIHLSKTGELLVSSKARWYDMSERTMRRMFQGTVFPIDVLLQVLEVNQKRGKEIRKRLKRQKANAELKQS; from the coding sequence ATGGAACCTGAGACAATCTACCGGGAGATCAAAGCGAGTCAGAACGGTCAAGACTGGCATCATAAAAATTGTTTTGGCTGTGGCCCCGATAACCCAAAGGGCATCCACGCAAGTTTTCCCTTTCACGAAGAAAGTGGTGAAGTTCGTTTTCCTTTTAAAATAGAAAAATCATTCGAAGGCGCTCCCGGTTATGCTCACGGCGGAGTCCTCGCCACTCTTCTCGACGAAGCGCAAGGAGTTCTTTGTTTTCATCTAGGCCACTTCGTTATGACCGATCAATTGTATATGCGTTATTACAAAGCGGTTCCTCTTCAGGAAGAAGTGGAGGTTCGTTGTTGGGTGACGATGGTAAGAAGAAGAAGGCTCTACACAAAAGCGAGCATTCATCTTTCCAAAACGGGCGAACTTCTGGTCTCTTCAAAAGCTCGTTGGTATGACATGTCGGAAAGAACGATGAGAAGAATGTTCCAAGGAACGGTTTTTCCGATCGACGTCCTTCTCCAAGTTTTGGAAGTGAATCAGAAACGAGGAAAAGAAATCCGGAAACGTCTCAAACGTCAAAAGGCAAACGCGGAATTAAAACAATCTTAG